From Pontibacter actiniarum, a single genomic window includes:
- a CDS encoding 3-keto-5-aminohexanoate cleavage protein — protein sequence MIQIALNGARKESIVPKTTESIVASAVAACIKGADSIHFHPRDAEGNETLESIFVEEQIAALRKELSRVPVGISTGEWIEPDLNTRLEQISSWKVMPDFVSVNYDEAGAEEVTELVTKKGIQIEAGLSKLEAAKSFGQLFSKGRFRRILMEPQEQEFALAFETVQKIENHLNDAGVRLPILLHGFDKTCWEFIKVAFSKNYETRIGFEDVLILPDGRKAKTNAELLVQALQLKDQLAALATNGL from the coding sequence ATGATTCAGATTGCACTTAACGGAGCCAGAAAAGAAAGCATCGTCCCAAAAACGACCGAGTCAATTGTAGCTTCTGCCGTTGCAGCATGTATAAAAGGAGCAGACAGCATACACTTTCATCCCAGAGACGCCGAAGGAAACGAAACATTGGAAAGCATTTTTGTGGAAGAACAAATAGCGGCGCTACGGAAAGAATTAAGCCGGGTGCCAGTCGGAATAAGCACAGGGGAATGGATTGAGCCAGATTTAAACACAAGGCTGGAGCAAATAAGCTCTTGGAAGGTGATGCCAGACTTTGTTTCTGTAAATTACGATGAGGCTGGGGCTGAAGAAGTAACGGAGTTGGTTACTAAAAAAGGCATACAAATCGAAGCTGGGCTGAGCAAGCTCGAGGCAGCTAAAAGCTTTGGCCAACTCTTTTCAAAAGGCCGGTTTAGAAGAATCCTGATGGAGCCACAAGAGCAGGAGTTTGCTTTGGCATTTGAAACTGTTCAGAAAATTGAAAACCATTTAAATGATGCCGGCGTGCGGCTCCCAATCCTGCTACATGGGTTTGATAAAACCTGCTGGGAGTTTATAAAAGTTGCATTCAGCAAAAATTACGAGACAAGAATTGGGTTTGAAGACGTGCTGATCTTGCCCGACGGTAGAAAGGCTAAAACCAACGCCGAACTACTCGTACAGGCGTTGCAGCTAAAAGATCAGTTGGCAGCACTGGCTACGAATGGTCTGTAG
- a CDS encoding amidohydrolase family protein, translating to MKITLDSFLLLTFLWLTAACQPKQKVDYIIHNVRLFDGVEVREEVSVVVDDGKIVDITSEIGRYIAEEVIEAGGYTIIPPLIDAHVHISSLAQLHASLREGVFAVVDLHSPPGVANKLKASRDSFLHASLLSSGPALTVAGGHGTQFGAPIPTVTKEREPRTFVADRVKEGADLLKIIREPMLPTLDYETIGALIKASHQFDKLAVGHISTAGDATKISELGIDVVSHIWLDRKMTDEELSLLQEKKPFVIPTLLVTRELLQFREKQGGANHYLPFQDIRQEVNRLHKAGITLLAGTDAPNLGLKFGESLITEMKLLVSVGLSETEALKTATVKPIQAFGLDQNLLPRRGHSANFILVEGNPTVDITSLQKIKEVWVMGKRTKK from the coding sequence ATGAAAATAACTTTAGACTCTTTTCTACTCTTAACCTTCTTATGGCTTACCGCTGCCTGCCAACCCAAACAGAAAGTCGACTACATCATACATAATGTCAGACTGTTCGATGGAGTAGAGGTAAGGGAAGAGGTAAGTGTTGTTGTGGACGATGGAAAGATAGTAGACATCACCTCAGAAATAGGGCGGTATATTGCAGAGGAAGTGATAGAAGCGGGTGGCTACACCATCATACCTCCGCTGATCGACGCTCATGTGCACATCAGTTCCCTGGCACAACTGCATGCGTCGCTTCGTGAAGGCGTGTTTGCGGTCGTTGATTTACACTCTCCCCCCGGAGTAGCAAATAAGTTAAAAGCAAGCAGGGACTCTTTCCTCCACGCCAGCCTGCTCTCGTCTGGCCCGGCGCTGACGGTTGCAGGTGGCCACGGAACACAGTTTGGCGCTCCCATTCCAACGGTGACAAAAGAGCGAGAGCCGCGAACGTTTGTAGCGGATAGGGTGAAAGAGGGGGCAGACCTTCTAAAAATCATACGGGAGCCTATGCTCCCTACGCTGGACTATGAAACGATAGGCGCCCTTATCAAGGCTTCCCATCAATTCGATAAGCTAGCCGTAGGGCATATATCAACCGCCGGAGACGCCACAAAGATCAGTGAATTGGGTATTGATGTGGTATCGCATATATGGCTTGACAGGAAGATGACAGATGAAGAGCTTAGCCTGCTTCAGGAGAAGAAACCCTTTGTGATACCTACTTTGCTTGTGACGAGAGAGCTGCTGCAGTTTAGGGAAAAGCAGGGCGGGGCGAATCATTACCTCCCATTCCAGGATATCCGTCAGGAAGTAAACAGGCTTCACAAGGCGGGAATTACGCTACTGGCAGGAACCGATGCCCCGAACCTGGGTCTAAAGTTTGGGGAAAGCCTGATTACCGAAATGAAGCTGCTGGTTTCGGTTGGGCTGAGTGAAACGGAAGCATTGAAAACGGCTACGGTCAAACCAATTCAAGCGTTTGGTTTAGACCAGAACTTGTTACCCCGGAGAGGCCACAGCGCCAATTTCATACTAGTTGAAGGCAACCCAACCGTTGATATCACAAGTTTACAGAAAATAAAAGAAGTTTGGGTGATGGGGAAGCGGACAAAAAAGTAA
- a CDS encoding DinB family protein, which yields MNFASIFSDSFDTFKVLANMDVSKASFKAAHTPKSVWQILNHLVLWQEFQLDKIKGRTPAGMDELDTWKTGPAVHSQQALQQVIGTFNQQIEDIKQEIMALAAGGENLAQKLTIIQEMSVHLSFHLGEMVLLMRQNGHYPWPGEMKDFLAT from the coding sequence ATGAACTTTGCCAGCATATTTTCTGATTCGTTCGACACTTTCAAAGTTCTTGCTAACATGGACGTGTCTAAAGCCAGTTTTAAAGCGGCACATACTCCTAAAAGCGTTTGGCAGATATTAAACCATTTAGTCCTGTGGCAAGAATTTCAGCTGGATAAAATAAAAGGAAGAACGCCCGCAGGTATGGATGAACTAGATACCTGGAAAACTGGTCCTGCTGTTCATTCGCAACAAGCGCTACAGCAAGTCATCGGGACTTTTAACCAACAGATTGAAGACATCAAACAGGAAATAATGGCCTTGGCTGCTGGAGGTGAGAACCTTGCGCAAAAGCTGACCATCATCCAGGAAATGTCAGTGCATCTGTCTTTTCACCTCGGGGAAATGGTCTTGCTAATGCGGCAAAACGGGCACTATCCCTGGCCGGGCGAAATGAAAGACTTCTTAGCCACTTAA